In Aedes albopictus strain Foshan chromosome 3, AalbF5, whole genome shotgun sequence, the genomic window agtttcatttgtaaaacaatgcgaaaatcacgatatgAATAGAACGAAacaaatagggtagaagcttcagttttggccagcccggagttttggccatagtgcggtattcagcctgttacgatctaaatcggcataaatttattttttactagtagattctaatataatatgatgattacagctgtgaaaaccatacattttgattaaaaactggaagaaaataattttccttaaaaaatcatctcccatatatctattttggccagggtgcttctaatttggccactcccatgaGAAATGCACGTGATtgaccaaaatagaaaccaaaactgagaatatggccaaaactgcggcaacgcttctattttggccagtaacCGCTTCTATTTTggctcgtaacctcactttttacctgttcaacgaccctaaaacttgtatTTGCGGAGAGTCCAGGACCAGGATCCAATTGAAAAAGGACGGAAACGACtgttctcgtcattttctacaaattacaaacAAATTTGTTAACAAAATTGAAGAATtcacattcgttgaacaggtagatttgaggttagggaatcgccactgatacaaaaatcaagtatcaacttgatttatgcatttttctaatgaagtatagatcgaaacctttcatttgacacattggtggttttcattggatttttggttattttcataaaaatgatttcccttagactggccaaaaccggtgctcgcaccctattcctaccgtttttgttgtaaaCATACTCGGGAGCGatctttgtcattatctgctaacgaaaaaacaaagcattgttgccgtgccttctttgttgcctatttttcgcttgtggtgcctagagtgactggaagggagagtggcgtcaatgtcaaaattggaactgcgatcatctgtcaactccatacaaattcccgttccaaacgagcaggagacctgtcaaaattggaacatgacgccactctcccttccagccACTCTAgtggtgccatattctgcgtacactggtgTTCTGTGAACTAAAAATTTGAACACACCCATATTTTTAATTAGACTTATACAATTTCACTGTAGGTCTTCAATCATATTCCCGACCTCGCTGGACAAATtcgccatcgaaagatatgaaagaTTCAAGAATCGGTCATTTTGAAGCCAGTTGCTTCAGAAAAGGTGTCACAAAGGGAAGTGTCATGATTATCAAACTGCTTATTGCGGGTGAGATATTAAACGTTTCGAAGGTGATATCCATTATCCCAGAAAGAGTCAATTATTTTCCGGAAAGACCaactgggcccatatagccgaggcggtaaacgcacgggtattcagcatgaccatgctaagggtgacgggttcgattcccggtcggtccaggatcttttcgtaaaggaaatttccttgacttccttgggcatagagtatctttgtgcctgccacacgatatacgcatgcaaaatggtcattggcagaggaagctctcagttaataactgtggaagtgctcatagaacactaagctgagatgcaggctttgtcccaatgaggacgttacgccaagaagagagagagaccaaCTGGGTTTTGTCGACGTTTCTGTCGACTAAACTGTTGTCTTTTTGAGCGAAAAATTCGGGCAACTGGGGAACTTACTGCACATGCTGATGAGACACTTCGGCAAGGCTAGTTGGCCTCCTTAAGATAGGTTATGATTTGTGAAATCTCATTTCCTATtgtagtgattgagtcgttccacatgatctttttttgtaaaaaccgggtagaaaaaatcgatttagcggcaaatttataaaaaaaacccagattaatccacctagtggtgatagtgcctttctcgtcgaatatgaactcatgatctttctgtcaacgttagccaaaatgttcctgaatcctgataacattttatatagaaaagcaacaattttaacagagCTGTTATCGATTTTTCAACAGCAAAATAGAGCTGAGAAatttcagacctctcagttgactgcttgatcaccTAAACCCTCGGGTCATTATGAGTCCATTCCATTCGCTACGGCAGCGAGTTGAACATCAGCTaaagcatgaagaaggttaactttatttacaatcacagatcactttgtgatcttcgaccATTATTCACTTCATTGGTAACACgactcatgtaaaatttgacctccctgcgagaaaaaatcagaaaaagaaaattttccattaaattttaaatcgcaatgagaagagcgatggctcaaccagccgcacccaaattgtgagcagtaatttgaaagcaaaaggagattgaagatagAACTTTATTGAACGTTATTCGgtgttgttgcgattaaattataatttttccataaaatattGATCCATCTTACTATATATgtgcaccgcaggaatctgaaatggtgttatttgatgagatcgctttggtcacgattttgttttcttgcatatatgaagactttgacgatTTATTCACTTATAATCCCACCCAACGTTTCCAGccaatcaaaaaagccacgatttgatttatcgctttgacatttattttgttcacttttatatttccgCTATTTAATATGCTTGCATGGGGTTttatcaattttacgtttgaccacttccgacgggacacctggaaccgattccggttgtctcaaatatggtctgagactatgttcttgtcaactatTCATTGGGTTACCCAAAAAGACGAAAATTAATTGattcacttctatttaatcacttccgatggaacacccgcaactgattccgaaatactattacaagttctagatgtggcctgagactattttcttgttgaccgttcatcagattatcaaaaacgccactatgatttgattcccttctatattttaccacttccggcgggttactcgtctcgtcgccagttctggaacactaccggttctcccaaatatggtcttagattatttgctggctaaccgtttatcatgttactgaataggtcattgatatgtcgcatgtacctattggttctcttttacatttaaccatttctggtgggacaccactgcgtctattttcttgcaactgttcatcatgttacctgaaaagccatgatttgaggtatcgcatgcatgggtttggtttcacttccggcacgaaaccggttgcggaacactgccggaagtctcttaaatagtctgagcctatttgattgccgcgctttgctgtgtcgcatgcatggatttggttcaattttatatttgaccacttctagcgggacatccggaaccggttccgaaacattaccggtttagatatggtctgagtattttttatgccaacctttcattgggttatcaaaaatgtcgcgctttgatatgccgcatgcatggatttggttcacttttatatttggaaacttccggcaggacatctagaaccggttcaggaacactaccggttccgatatggtctgagaatgttttcctgcttactgttcatcaggttatcgaaaaagccgcggtttgatatgtcgcatgcatgggttcagttcacttttatatttggccacttccggcaggacacccggaaccggttccgagacattaccgattcagatatggtctgaggccatttttttgcttaccgttcatcaagttaacgaaaatgccgtagtttggtgtgtcgcatggaagggtttgtagcgttttcatatctggccccttcctggggtaccggtccggaacacctaaatggccataactccggaacggccggaccgatccgaaccattttcaataggaaacaatgggaccagattccgcgtcgaatgaaccgtcggtcattaaaatcggttgaggtttactgccaaaaagtgatgtgagtttttttgtacacatacacacatacatacacacacacatacacacacacatacacacacacagacatcacctcaattcgtcgagctgagttgattggtatatgtgactcgaccctccgggccttctatcaaaaagtcatttttggagtgaacatatagcctttccagtacacttagtgtacgagaaaggcaaaaagatgacTAAGCTGATAGGGGAGTggcatttccctttcaaacttccaaattttcacgacataacctctacttttaatcgccaatagcAGTTCGCATACGACGTCTTCTTTTGTAACACAAAAAAGGTTTTGCGGAGCATTACAAATGTATCATGCCTCAAGTTGGCGACACAATACGAACTGTTAGCAGAATCCTACAAATGTTCATTTTATTTTACGCATTGAGCCCCACATTTGGAAACAAGTATTCAATTGGAAAAGTAAAATGAAAcaatacaaatgcacaaaacgctAACACGCAACACAAtaaaattgtgcccagttatctaaatagataacgatgtccaatcccaggatgacgaggtttcgttattgttcttggtccattagtcaatcctgtaatcgtttttcttctggcggattgccttttcGTACGCAGTGTTGGTTATTTGCGTACATAATTAGAGTTTGGTCtgagaatttctaatcctaagggggcatcctgatttgggtAACAACAcagcaccacagacaaacagacgtaacacttgcgaaatttccatcgaccacgcttttaacgatcattttaaattttcatagtagtGGCTttgacaaccagaggcgcgcgcatcgtttttctatgcgtttgacgtttcacactagtgctttctgttgacgatattgcacaacacagcgaatcgtgcaacttttccaccaggtgatggtagtgtgaactgggcgatggatttccatgaaaatcgttcaaggtgttacgtctgtttgtctgtgacagcaCCGTCTGTCGTTTGATgtctggagcgctacaaatgcgcattaaagttcagggacagatgtacaaaccatacaaaataaactgacaaaatgttcataacattttacaaacgtaacactccGCACTCAACACTCAACATTCTGCATTCTCCATACATAGAATTCATGGACAATTCTTAAAACTATTTTACACACATAAAAACTACTAtacaaacgtaacactttttcactttttctcCTTCCTTGAGCCGCAGTCCTAGGAATTGCTTTCGAAGAAACAGCTTGCCAACGATTCCGACCGTATCAAACGCATCCTTAGTGCGTTTATTCTTCACGGAGCTGTTCTTTCGCTATACGGTGTATTAACAGGTTCTTGCATCTTCGGTCTCTTATCATTCGCTCGTCTAGTAGCCACTGCTTCCGCTGCTTCTCCTCAGTAGTGTATTCCGTAGGATTTCTTGCGTACATTAGCCACAGCCGGCAGTTCCCCAAGTTTTCTCGGTTGAACAGCCAAAGTTTCACGTCACTCAGCTTAGCTGAGTCAGCTTTGACATTTTCGATATTATTCCCATGGCTTCGAATTCACTCTGGGTGCATGCATAACCTAAGGATCGTTTGAATAAAACGTTTTGAACGTTGTGTTAAATTTTGTACTGTATTTTTCAAACCTTGTTTACAGCTTCATAAGTACATAAATGTATTCGATAttaatttttaagtttttttttctattgcagATCAGTGGAAAAATGTCCCAGCAGGAAAAACAATCTCAGCCCACCGTGCGGCACATTCCGATCTTTGTCGAGGGACGTTCGGAGCCTTTGGTGAACAAAGTGCCAGAAACTCAACCAAGCAACAACTCTTCGTCCAGTTCGATTCCGGAGATGCCTCGGATGGATATGCCACGAATGGACATGCCATCGCATAACAACGACTTCTTCAAGCAGTCTATCTTCGATCGCGCGCGTGATTTCCCGGTGCGGACTTTTCCCAATTCTTCATTTTTCAACAAGACCAGTCCGGCCCGTGAAGCATCGCCCGCTAGGCAAGTTCCTGTTTATACAGCAGAAGCTACGTCCACAGTGCCTCCGCCATCgtcgcagcagcagcaacagaagcAAGAACAACCCCAACCTCGGGGATCATCTGTGCCGCGGCAAACTCCCTCGCCTCCCACtgcacagcaacaacaacagcaatatCAACAGGAGCAAGCCAAACGGTATCAGCAGCACCAgcaagaacagcagcaacaggcggcggcggcagcggcgcaTGATCAAACAGATTCGCAGCCCAAGAAAGCTACTCCTCCCCCACAACCTCCGACGGCTAATGATCCGATTAGCAAAATCCAGAAGATCCAGAGGGACGTTCTGCAAATCTTCGACCAGGTGGAAAAGTTCCAGGGCAACAAGGAAGGCAAAAAGGACAAAACCTACATCTACCTAGACGAGATGCTGACGCAGAATCTGCTAAAGTTGGACTCGATCGACGCCGAGGATCAACCACAGATCAAATCCGCCCGAAAGGAAGCCATCAAGAGCATAAACCATTGCATTGCCGTTCTGGAGGCGAAGGCGGAAGCTGCCGCCACGTCAGCGAAAGATTCCAGCGAGCCGTCTTCGAAAGAAGGCGATCAGCAGCAACAGGTGCCTAACGGAACGACCGACCGGACCGGTTCCGGCGCTTCCCTATCGCATTCTTCGTCCAACTCTTCTAGTCAGCAGCCGATGCATTCGGATCAGACGCAGTAAGATTTCCTATCCTATCTATCCCCTTTCTACCAAAAAGATCCGTTCATAATCCAAACACTCAAAAAACTTGTTCTCTTTATAACCCTTTCAAAATCAATTAGTGGGGCCTACCACAAGACACACTTACAGCTATTAGGAAACACGAAAATTGCTATACTCTGCTGCTATTTATGCCTATTGTAATGGCTACTTATATATTATATTCTTACGAGGTTCTCCAGCGACGTGTTCTTTGAATCGAGAAATTTTAAGTGAGATTTATGAACCTTGAAAAACGCTAAAACGACGAACTCTTTTTCTATCACACAAGGAAGTTTTGTATTGATTGAAGGTTTTTTCTTAGCAAGCAACACTTTGTAGATAACGAGCAAACACCTGACTAACcaaatttttaggaatttttcttaaGTTTGCGATAAGTTGTGTTTAAGttatttcattttcttttcacTTACTACGCGGGTAGCTTTTTTAATTCGCATTCAATTCAGGGTGTCTACTCTGAAACTATTAGTATGCTAAAAACCGAATATTTATCTGATCGTgaagttttataaaatttctaATTCTCTTTGAACAACTTCATGCTAGATTCCTTCTATTAAAATTATTACTATACCTGTGTGCCCTATAAAATTCCAAGACTTGAAGCACTTGTGAAgtatccaggagaaatctagaAGTTGTTGCTTAGATTTCGTATGTGGCTTAGTAGCTTCGTATGTGGCACATTAACAGATGGTTTTCTATCATTCGGAGTTGttgaaaaacttcttgagaaCTATAGTCAGATATAGTAGACACTCTGTAATTGTTTAAAAATCGTTCAAACCGTCCTAACTTACACTTCATACGGGGAAAACAATTGCTCTAAACTGTAAAATTCGCTAATCTCTACACATTCACTGTTAATCACGTTTAGGCACTACTACCGAACTACCATCTACCATATACGCTTCTAGCTGTTGTAGTTAATAATTGGCTTGCATTGCAGTGCGATCTCTATTAGATAAATTTCATCCAACGGGAATGCCATCGAATTCCCAGTACGCGAGCGCCATCATGACGGGCGCCGTCCTTCGAGATCTTACCATATACTTCATCGCACGCATCGCCGTGCACCACACCTATAGTAGCCTTCTTGTCGCACGTAGCCTTCACAGTTTCGCCAGGCCGAAATGGCCAGCCACATCCCAACTAATGCAGTATAGAAATCGCCCGACTCCAAAAAAAGTTTACAAgagttttatttatttgtttatttttttactttgctTTATGTGTTTTATGTTTTCTGTAGGAATAAACACTAATTTAAAAGATGCATAATTTCTTAGACGTGTAATAAGAACAGAAAATACTGAAACGAAGCGTATAAGAAAATGAAATCGGAAGTGAGTTGATGATACATGTATAAGGAGTAAAATACTATGTGGTATAGTTTATATATAAAGATTAAACTTGTTTAGAGTCGACGAGAGAGAATAAATTAATACAACAAATATAATCAAATTAATTGAAACGCGCTGAAGGAGAAAAGTGAAAACaggaataataataaaaactcacACAAACCCACACACATTTCAGTTTTAGTGGACAACTCAAAAGTTTTATGGCAATTTTTAGAGTAGAGTTCTTCGAAATTCCCTCACTTATCACTAGACAGTCCAACCGAAATAGCTCGGGTCTCACAAGTTCATACCTCTTGTTTCCACCACGAATCAATCGAcgacaaagaccgccaactaaaaattgtgtgcttagctggcggTCCTGCCTGgatgttgtccttctgatttcagctagattaagAAGGTAGgtcccgagtgtctgttcactaaGGTGGACCGGTTCAGATTGCGTCTAAGCATGTGGCATCCAGCGGtgcgtatgaaatgctcctccaccggaagctatacctaaggtgacagCCCAAACACGGTGGATAGGG contains:
- the LOC115267811 gene encoding BAG domain-containing protein Samui isoform X2 translates to MSQQEKQSQPTVRHIPIFVEGRSEPLVNKVPETQPSNNSSSSSIPEMPRMDMPRMDMPSHNNDFFKQSIFDRARDFPVRTFPNSSFFNKTSPAREASPARQVPVYTAEATSTVPPPSSQQQQQKQEQPQPRGSSVPRQTPSPPTAQQQQQQYQQEQAKRYQQHQQEQQQQAAAAAAHDQTDSQPKKATPPPQPPTANDPISKIQKIQRDVLQIFDQVEKFQGNKEGKKDKTYIYLDEMLTQNLLKLDSIDAEDQPQIKSARKEAIKSINHCIAVLEAKAEAAATSAKDSSEPSSKEGDQQQQVPNGTTDRTGSGASLSHSSSNSSSQQPMHSDQTQ
- the LOC115267811 gene encoding BAG domain-containing protein Samui isoform X1, with the translated sequence MSQQEKQSQPTVRHIPIFVEGRSEPLVNKVPETQPSNNSSSSSIPEMPRMDMPRMDMPSHNNDFFKQSIFDRARDFPVRTFPNSSFFNKTSPAREASPARQVPVYTAEATSTVPPPSSQQQQQKQEQPQPRGSSVPRQTPSPPTAQQQQQQYQQEQAKRYQQHQQEQQQQAAAAAAHDQTDSQPKKATPPPQPPTANDPISKIQKIQRDVLQIFDQVEKFQGNKEGKKDKTYIYLDEMLTQNLLKLDSIDAEDQPQIKSARKEAIKSINHCIAVLEAKAEAAATSAKDSSEPSSKEGDQQQQVPNGTTDRTGSGASLSHSSSNSSSQQPMHSDQTHAISIR